A stretch of the Rosa rugosa chromosome 5, drRosRugo1.1, whole genome shotgun sequence genome encodes the following:
- the LOC133708441 gene encoding protein MEI2-like 4 isoform X2 yields the protein MPSEVMDIKGLSSSSFFSEDFPNERQVGFWKSDNMPDKHAGEKSLASSSLEKCQTVKSLDHPDFFLMPEQKVKPSFNRQAVGAERALSHSLNLSRAVSLDSGVISNVNVETASYYAEGGKVNMMGTQYESSLFSSSLSELFSRKLRLSSNNAQYGHSVDSVASNYEEEEIFESLEEMEAQTIGNLLPDDDELLSGVTDGLEYNVPLTAGDDIEELDFFSSSGGMDLGDDGLSAGLNNSDCPGGVSNGLQCSGSVAGEHPNGEHPSRTLFVRNINSNIEDSELRTLFEQYGDIRTLYTACKHRGFVMISYYDIRAARNAMKALQNKPLRRRKLDIHYSIPKDNPSEKDVNQGTLVVFNLDSSVSNDELRELFGVYGEIKEIRETPNRSHHKFIEFYDVRAAESALNAMNRSDIAGKRIKLEPSRPGGAKRSSGLQLPQELEQDDCGLYFQQSSPPSNSVTGFSDNGAIMTVHSAAPSFENMFHGISSSVPNSLSSMMRVESAVSQSGHTESIHSASPLKFDIHGSPAFHPHSLPEYHNGLTNGINCNSTGSVSASINVRPPDNRHFTGVSSGHSRELNDSAFGSMGNVNCPIPGHHYAWNNSFQSQAPGMMWPNSPSFVNGISAAHPPQRMHGLPRAPSHMLNPAMPINKHHVGSAPGANPMWDRRQAYAGESPESSGFHPGSLGNMRMPNNSPHSLEFVSHNMFPHVNGNGMELPIPHKNAGLQAHHQRCMMYPGRSQMVPVMNSFDQPTERPRSRRNEGSSNQVDNKKQYELDIDRIMRGDDNRTTLMIKNIPNKYTSKMLLAAIDERHRGTYDFIYLPIDFKNKCNVGYAFINMTDPRQIAPFYQSFNGKKWEKFNSEKVASIAYARIQGKAALIAHFQNSSLMNEDKRCRPILFNTDGPNAGDQVPFPMGVNVRTRTGKSRTTTQEESHGGSPPNSGDGEHSCNGGSSAGSKDSD from the exons ATGCCATCTGAAGTAATGGACATTAAGGGCCTGTCATCTTCTTCGTTCTTCTCCGAAGATTTCCCAAACGAG AGGCAGGTTGGGTTTTGGAAGTCAGATAACATGCCAGATAAACACG CCGGTGAGAAGTCACTTGCATCATCATCTCTTGAGAAGTGTCAGACGGTGAAATCTCTGGATCACCCTGATTTTTTCTTAATGCCAGAACAAAAGGTGAAACCCAGCTTCAATAGACAAGCAGTTGGGGCAGAGAGAGCCTTAAGTCATTCGTTGAATTTATCGAGAGCCGTGAGCCTTGACTCGGGAGTAATATCTAATGTAAATGTTGAGACAGCATCTTACTATGCGGAAGGTGGCAAAGTCAATATGATGGGAACGCAGTATGAGAGTAGCCTTTTCTCGAGTTCATTATCTGAGTTGTTTAGTAGGAAGT TGAGACTATCGTCAAACAATGCACAATATGGACATTCTGTTGATAGTGTTGCCTCAAACTATGAGGAAGAGGAAATTTTTGAGTCCCTTGAAGAAATGGAGGCCCAAACCATCGGAAACCTTCTCCCTGATGACGATGAGTTGCTTTCTGGAGTTACCGATGGGCTCGAGTATAATGTTCCACTCACTGCTGGGGATGATAttgaggagttggatttttTTAGCAGTAGTGGAGGGATGGATTTGGGAGACGATGGTTTGTCAGCTGGACTAAACAATTCTGATTGTCCTGGAGGAGTTTCGAATGGTCTGCAATGCAGTGGTTCAGTAGCTGGAGAACACCCTAATGGTGAACACCCTTCTAGGACATTGTTTGTGAGAAATATAAATAGTAACATTGAAGACTCTGAGTTGAGAACCCTGTTTGAG CAATACGGAGACATTCGGACTCTTTATACAGCCTGCAAACACCGTGGGTTTGTTATGATATCATATTATGATATTAGAGCAGCCCGGAATGCGATGAAAGCACTCCAGAACAAACCATTGAGGCGCCGGAAGCTTGACATTCATTACTCGATTCCAAAG GACAATCCTTCTGAGAAAGATGTTAATCAGGGCACTCTTGTGGTATTTAACCTTGATTCTTCTGTTTCTAATGATGAACTTCGTGAGCTTTTTGGTGTCTATGGGGAAATCAAAGAG ATCCGTGAAACACCAAATAGAAGTCATCACAAGTTTATCGAATTTTATGATGTTAGAGCTGCAGAATCTGCTCTTAATGCCATGAACAGGAGTGATATAGCCGGGAAGAGGATTAAGCTTGAGCCAAGTCGTCCTGGAGGTGCAAAAAGGAG CTCGGGGCTACAGTTACCTCAAGAGTTAGAGCAGGATGATTGTGGCCTTTATTTTCAGCAGAGTAGTCCTCCTAGTAACTCTGTTACTGGTTTCTCTG ATAATGGAGCTATTATGACTGTACACTCTGCAGCTCCATCTTTTGAGAACATGTTTCATGGGATCTCATCTAGTGTACCCAACAGCCTATCTTCTATGATGAGAGTTGAATCAGCAGTCAGTCAGTCTGGCCATACTGAGTCCATTCATTCAGCAAGCCCGCTGAAATTTGACATCCACGGCTCACCAGCTTTTCATCCTCATTCACTTCCAGAGTATCATAATGGTTTAACTAATGGCATCAACTGCAATTCAACAGGCAGTGTATCTGCAAGTATCAATGTCAGACCACCAGACAACAGGCACTTTACCGGAGTCTCAAGTGGGCACTCACGTGAACTTAATGATAGTG CTTTTGGATCTATGGGTAACGTGAACTGCCCTATTCCTGGACATCATTATGCATGGAACAATTCCTTTCAGTCTCAGGCTCCAGGAATGATGTGGCCAAACTCACCATCATTTGTTAATGGAATTTCGGCAGCCCATCCCCCACAGCGGATGCATGGACTTCCTAGAGCACCATCTCATATGTTAAACCCAGCAATGCCCATAAATAAACATCATGTGGGTTCAGCACCAGGGGCTAACCCAATGTGGGACCGGAGACAAGCATATGCAGGGGAATCCCCCGAGTCATCTGGATTTCATCCAGGCTCTCTTGGGAATATGAGAATGCCAAATAACTCACCTCATTCGTTGGAATTTGTTTCTCATAACATGTTTCCTCATGTTAATGGAAATGGCATGGAACTGCCAATTCCCCACAAAAATGCAGGACTCCAGGCCCATCATCAGAGGTGCATGATGTATCCTGGAAGAAGTCAGATGGTTCCTGTTATGAATTCATTTGATCAACCTACTGAACGTCCGAGAAGTCGTAGAAATGAAGGCAGCTCTAATCAGGTTGACAACAAGAAACAGTATGAACTTGATATTGACCGCATTATGCGAGGGGATGACAACAGAACAACACTTATGATAAAGAATATTCCGAACAA GTATACCTCAAAGATGCTTTTGGCTGCAATCGATGAGCGCCATCGTGGAACATATGATTTCATTTATCTGCCAATTGATTTTAAG AACAAATGCAATGTGGGGTATGCATTCATCAATATGACTGATCCGAGACAGATTGCTCCATTTTATCAG TCATTCAATGGGAAGAAATGGGAGAAGTTTAATAGTGAGAAGGTGGCATCAATTGCTTATGCTCGAATTCAAGGCAAAGCTGCTCTGATTGCACATTTCCAGAACTCAAGCCTGATGAATGAGGATAAGCGATGCCGTCCCATTCTCTTCAATACTGATGGCCCCAATGCAGGTGATCAG GTGCCTTTCCCGATGGGTGTTAATGTTCGTACGAGAACTGGAAAGTCTCGAACAACCACCCAGGAGGAGAGCCATGGAGGGAGCCCACCGAACTCAGGAGATGGGGAACATTCTTGTAATGGAGGATCATCTGCAGGTTCTAAGGACTCGGACTAA
- the LOC133708441 gene encoding protein MEI2-like 4 isoform X1, producing MPSEVMDIKGLSSSSFFSEDFPNERQVGFWKSDNMPDKHAGEKSLASSSLEKCQTVKSLDHPDFFLMPEQKVKPSFNRQAVGAERALSHSLNLSRAVSLDSGVISNVNVETASYYAEGGKVNMMGTQYESSLFSSSLSELFSRKLRLSSNNAQYGHSVDSVASNYEEEEIFESLEEMEAQTIGNLLPDDDELLSGVTDGLEYNVPLTAGDDIEELDFFSSSGGMDLGDDGLSAGLNNSDCPGGVSNGLQCSGSVAGEHPNGEHPSRTLFVRNINSNIEDSELRTLFEQYGDIRTLYTACKHRGFVMISYYDIRAARNAMKALQNKPLRRRKLDIHYSIPKDNPSEKDVNQGTLVVFNLDSSVSNDELRELFGVYGEIKEIRETPNRSHHKFIEFYDVRAAESALNAMNRSDIAGKRIKLEPSRPGGAKRSSGLQLPQELEQDDCGLYFQQSSPPSNSVTGFSGAITSSGTDNGAIMTVHSAAPSFENMFHGISSSVPNSLSSMMRVESAVSQSGHTESIHSASPLKFDIHGSPAFHPHSLPEYHNGLTNGINCNSTGSVSASINVRPPDNRHFTGVSSGHSRELNDSAFGSMGNVNCPIPGHHYAWNNSFQSQAPGMMWPNSPSFVNGISAAHPPQRMHGLPRAPSHMLNPAMPINKHHVGSAPGANPMWDRRQAYAGESPESSGFHPGSLGNMRMPNNSPHSLEFVSHNMFPHVNGNGMELPIPHKNAGLQAHHQRCMMYPGRSQMVPVMNSFDQPTERPRSRRNEGSSNQVDNKKQYELDIDRIMRGDDNRTTLMIKNIPNKYTSKMLLAAIDERHRGTYDFIYLPIDFKNKCNVGYAFINMTDPRQIAPFYQSFNGKKWEKFNSEKVASIAYARIQGKAALIAHFQNSSLMNEDKRCRPILFNTDGPNAGDQVPFPMGVNVRTRTGKSRTTTQEESHGGSPPNSGDGEHSCNGGSSAGSKDSD from the exons ATGCCATCTGAAGTAATGGACATTAAGGGCCTGTCATCTTCTTCGTTCTTCTCCGAAGATTTCCCAAACGAG AGGCAGGTTGGGTTTTGGAAGTCAGATAACATGCCAGATAAACACG CCGGTGAGAAGTCACTTGCATCATCATCTCTTGAGAAGTGTCAGACGGTGAAATCTCTGGATCACCCTGATTTTTTCTTAATGCCAGAACAAAAGGTGAAACCCAGCTTCAATAGACAAGCAGTTGGGGCAGAGAGAGCCTTAAGTCATTCGTTGAATTTATCGAGAGCCGTGAGCCTTGACTCGGGAGTAATATCTAATGTAAATGTTGAGACAGCATCTTACTATGCGGAAGGTGGCAAAGTCAATATGATGGGAACGCAGTATGAGAGTAGCCTTTTCTCGAGTTCATTATCTGAGTTGTTTAGTAGGAAGT TGAGACTATCGTCAAACAATGCACAATATGGACATTCTGTTGATAGTGTTGCCTCAAACTATGAGGAAGAGGAAATTTTTGAGTCCCTTGAAGAAATGGAGGCCCAAACCATCGGAAACCTTCTCCCTGATGACGATGAGTTGCTTTCTGGAGTTACCGATGGGCTCGAGTATAATGTTCCACTCACTGCTGGGGATGATAttgaggagttggatttttTTAGCAGTAGTGGAGGGATGGATTTGGGAGACGATGGTTTGTCAGCTGGACTAAACAATTCTGATTGTCCTGGAGGAGTTTCGAATGGTCTGCAATGCAGTGGTTCAGTAGCTGGAGAACACCCTAATGGTGAACACCCTTCTAGGACATTGTTTGTGAGAAATATAAATAGTAACATTGAAGACTCTGAGTTGAGAACCCTGTTTGAG CAATACGGAGACATTCGGACTCTTTATACAGCCTGCAAACACCGTGGGTTTGTTATGATATCATATTATGATATTAGAGCAGCCCGGAATGCGATGAAAGCACTCCAGAACAAACCATTGAGGCGCCGGAAGCTTGACATTCATTACTCGATTCCAAAG GACAATCCTTCTGAGAAAGATGTTAATCAGGGCACTCTTGTGGTATTTAACCTTGATTCTTCTGTTTCTAATGATGAACTTCGTGAGCTTTTTGGTGTCTATGGGGAAATCAAAGAG ATCCGTGAAACACCAAATAGAAGTCATCACAAGTTTATCGAATTTTATGATGTTAGAGCTGCAGAATCTGCTCTTAATGCCATGAACAGGAGTGATATAGCCGGGAAGAGGATTAAGCTTGAGCCAAGTCGTCCTGGAGGTGCAAAAAGGAG CTCGGGGCTACAGTTACCTCAAGAGTTAGAGCAGGATGATTGTGGCCTTTATTTTCAGCAGAGTAGTCCTCCTAGTAACTCTGTTACTGGTTTCTCTG GTGCAATTACATCCTCTGGCACAGATAATGGAGCTATTATGACTGTACACTCTGCAGCTCCATCTTTTGAGAACATGTTTCATGGGATCTCATCTAGTGTACCCAACAGCCTATCTTCTATGATGAGAGTTGAATCAGCAGTCAGTCAGTCTGGCCATACTGAGTCCATTCATTCAGCAAGCCCGCTGAAATTTGACATCCACGGCTCACCAGCTTTTCATCCTCATTCACTTCCAGAGTATCATAATGGTTTAACTAATGGCATCAACTGCAATTCAACAGGCAGTGTATCTGCAAGTATCAATGTCAGACCACCAGACAACAGGCACTTTACCGGAGTCTCAAGTGGGCACTCACGTGAACTTAATGATAGTG CTTTTGGATCTATGGGTAACGTGAACTGCCCTATTCCTGGACATCATTATGCATGGAACAATTCCTTTCAGTCTCAGGCTCCAGGAATGATGTGGCCAAACTCACCATCATTTGTTAATGGAATTTCGGCAGCCCATCCCCCACAGCGGATGCATGGACTTCCTAGAGCACCATCTCATATGTTAAACCCAGCAATGCCCATAAATAAACATCATGTGGGTTCAGCACCAGGGGCTAACCCAATGTGGGACCGGAGACAAGCATATGCAGGGGAATCCCCCGAGTCATCTGGATTTCATCCAGGCTCTCTTGGGAATATGAGAATGCCAAATAACTCACCTCATTCGTTGGAATTTGTTTCTCATAACATGTTTCCTCATGTTAATGGAAATGGCATGGAACTGCCAATTCCCCACAAAAATGCAGGACTCCAGGCCCATCATCAGAGGTGCATGATGTATCCTGGAAGAAGTCAGATGGTTCCTGTTATGAATTCATTTGATCAACCTACTGAACGTCCGAGAAGTCGTAGAAATGAAGGCAGCTCTAATCAGGTTGACAACAAGAAACAGTATGAACTTGATATTGACCGCATTATGCGAGGGGATGACAACAGAACAACACTTATGATAAAGAATATTCCGAACAA GTATACCTCAAAGATGCTTTTGGCTGCAATCGATGAGCGCCATCGTGGAACATATGATTTCATTTATCTGCCAATTGATTTTAAG AACAAATGCAATGTGGGGTATGCATTCATCAATATGACTGATCCGAGACAGATTGCTCCATTTTATCAG TCATTCAATGGGAAGAAATGGGAGAAGTTTAATAGTGAGAAGGTGGCATCAATTGCTTATGCTCGAATTCAAGGCAAAGCTGCTCTGATTGCACATTTCCAGAACTCAAGCCTGATGAATGAGGATAAGCGATGCCGTCCCATTCTCTTCAATACTGATGGCCCCAATGCAGGTGATCAG GTGCCTTTCCCGATGGGTGTTAATGTTCGTACGAGAACTGGAAAGTCTCGAACAACCACCCAGGAGGAGAGCCATGGAGGGAGCCCACCGAACTCAGGAGATGGGGAACATTCTTGTAATGGAGGATCATCTGCAGGTTCTAAGGACTCGGACTAA